From a single Rosa rugosa chromosome 7, drRosRugo1.1, whole genome shotgun sequence genomic region:
- the LOC133722918 gene encoding cell division protein FtsZ homolog 2-2, chloroplastic-like has product MQIPGLANVDFADVRAIMVNAGSSLMGIGTATGKTRARDAALNAIQSSLLDIVIERATGIVWNITGGTDLTHYEVNAAAEVIYDLVDPTANLIFGAVTDPSLSGQVSITLIATGFKRQEESDGRPLQAQVDITLGINRRPSSLSEVHDSCGFHEREEENVTGSCLCKPGDVNLDEESHHISPENGYQTIT; this is encoded by the exons ATGCAGATTCCCGGGCTGGCAAATGTCGACTTTGCTGATGTAAGGGCTATAATGGTGAATGCGGGTTCTTCATTGATGGGGATAGGAACTGCAACTG GGAAGACAAGGGCAAGAGATGCTGCTTTAAATGCCATTCAATCATCTTTATTAGATATTGTTATAGAGAGGGCTACTGGAATTGTCTGGAACATAACTGGTGGAACTGATTTGACACACTATGAG GTAAATGCTGCAGCAGAGGTTATATATGATCTTGTTGATCCAACAgcaaatttaatatttggagCAGTGACAGATCCATCACTCAGTGGTCAA GTTAGCATCACTCTAATTGCTACTGGATTCAAACGCCAAGAAGAAAGTGATGGGAGGCCACTCCAG GCACAAGTAGATATTACCCTTGGAATCAATCGAAGACCTTCCTCCTTGTCAGAAG TCCATGATTCTTGTGGCTTTCacgagagagaagaagaaaatgtaaCTGGTTCCTGTCTCTGTAAACCTGGAGATGTGAATCTTGATGAAGAATCTCATCACATATCACCTGAGAATGGCTACCAAACAATCACTTGA